Proteins from a single region of Cryptococcus neoformans var. grubii H99 chromosome 5, complete sequence:
- a CDS encoding serine/threonine-protein phosphatase 6 catalytic subunit, which translates to MRYTSPTMPIPISSDPDHWIQHIRQCKHLPERQMKLLCNRVRDLLLEESNVRLVQSPVTVCGDIHGQFWDVLEIFRQGGEVPKTSYIFMGDFVDRGYYSLETLSLLLAYKARYPDKITLLRGNHESRQITQVYGFYDECMQKYGNPSVWKACCNVFDHLNLAAIIDSSILCVHGGLSPDIRTLDQIRTISRAQEVPHEGAFCDLMWSDPDEVETWSISPRGAGWLFGGKVTSEFNYINGLSLIARAHQLVQEGYKHMFDESLVTVWSAPNYCYRCGNAASIMQVDEDGRTSFKVYDAAIENSTDQKNPAMRRVGAPSYFV; encoded by the exons ATGCGCTATACCTCGCCGACGATGCCCATCCCAATCTCTTCAGATCCAGACCACTGGATACAGCAT ATCCGCCAGTGCAAGCACCTCCCAGAACGCCAAATGAAACTCCTCTGTAACCGAGTCCGCGATCTTTTACTAGAAGAGTCCAACGTCCGCCTCGTCCAGTCTCCCGTGACCGTCTGTGGTGATATTCACGGCCAGTTCTGGGACGTCCTCGAGATTTTTAGGCAGGGAGGCGAGGTCCCTAAAACTAGCTATATTTTCATG GGAGATTTCGTCGATAGAGGCTATTATAGCTTGGAAACATTATCTCTTCTACTGGCTTACAAGGCAAGGTACCCAGATAAGATTACGCTTTTGAGGGGAAACCACGAAAGTAGACAGATTACCCAGGTTTATGGCTTCTACG ACGAATGTATGCAGAAGTACGGCAATCCTTCGGTATGGAAAGCTTGTTGTAACGTGTTCGATCACCTCAACCTTGCCGCT ATCATCGACTCCTCAATCCTCTGCGTTCACGGTGGCCTCTCGCCCGATATCCGTACTCTCGATCAAATTCGTACCATCTCTCGTGCCCAAGAAGTTCCGCACGAAGGTGCATTCTGTGATCTGATGTGGTCTGACCCTGATGAGGTTGAGACTTGGTCGATAAGCCCTAGAGGTGCAGGGTGGTTGTTTGGGGGGAAAGTGACTTCAGAG TTCAACTATATCAACGGTCTCTCGTTAATCGCCCGAGCACATCAACTTGTTCAAGAAGGTTACAAGCACATGTTTGACGAATCCCTTGTCACCGTATGGTCAGCTCCCAACTACTGCTACAGATGCGGTAATGCGGCGAGCATCATGCAAGTAGACGAAGATGGCAGGACGAGTTTCAAAGTGTACGACGCGGCAATTGAAAATTCAACGGATCAGAAGAACCCTGCAATGAGAAGAGTG GGTGCACCATCATACTTCGTTTGA
- a CDS encoding serine-tRNA ligase, protein MIDLIHLQADKGGNPDIVRESQKKRGASVELVDEVIAIFAEHKNANYEMENAKRELNLLQKEIGQIKKAKGDATELLAKKAEMDKKIAEMTTRVADLIKKRDQKAGQIGNIVDPQNHVSLTEDDNPVLRLWHPEPNHKGNSQLLDESDKPEGIISHHEVLARLEAYDTDRGVKVFGHRGFYLTNDGVDLNQALINYGLDFLRKKGFRKVQPPFMIKKEIMGATAQLEDFDEALYKVSGGAEDMYLIATSEQPISAYHMDENLDPKNLPLHYAGYSTCFRKEAGSHGRDTWGIFRVHQFEKVEQFIVCEPEASPAELDAMVANSREFYESLGIPYRLVNIVSGGLNNAAAIKYDLEAWFPYQGEYKELVSCSNCTDYQSRSLNVRLGFKEKDKKTGFVHMLNGTLCATERALCCLVENYQTPEGLRIPKVLQPYMQGRDFLPYTAELPKSSTSKGPSTKGKK, encoded by the exons ATGATCGACCTCATTCATC TCCAAGCGGACAAAGGCGGTAACCCTGACATCGTTCGAGAGTCTCAGAAAAAGCGAGGCGCTAGCGTCGAGCTCGTTGATGAGGTTATCGCAATTTTTGCCGAGCACAAGAATG CCAATTATGAAATGGAGAATGCTAAACGAGAactcaacctcctccaaaaAGAAATCGGTCAAAtaaaaaaggcaaagggtGATGCCACCGAGTTGCTTGCCAAGAAAGCAGAAATGGACAAGAAGATTGCGGAGATGACCACTCGAGTAGCTGATCTTatcaagaagagagacCAAAAGGCTGGACAAATTGGGAATATTGTTGACCCTCAGAACCACGTTTCTTTGACTGAG GACGACAACCCTGTTCTTCGTTTATGGCACCCTGAGCCTAACCACAAGGGCAACTCCCAGCTTCTCGACGAGTCTGACAAGCCCGAGGGTATCATTTCCCACCATGAAGTCCTCGCTCGTCTTGAGGCCTACGACACTGATCGCGGTGTCAAGGTTTTCGGCCACCGTGGTTTCTACCTCACTAACGACGGTGTCGATCTCAACCAGGCTTTGATCAACTATGGTCTCGATTTCttaaggaagaagggattcAGAAAAGTTCAGCCCCCGTTTatgatcaagaaggagattatGGGTGCGACCGCTCAACTTGAAGACTTTGATGAGGCCCTTTACAAGGTTTCTGGAGGTGCTGAGGACATGTACTTGATTGCTACCAGTGAGCAGCCTATCTCTGCCTATCACATGGACGAAAACCTCGATCCCAAGAACTTGCCCCTCCA CTATGCCGGTTACTCTACATGTTTCCGAAAGGAGGCCGGTTCTCACGGTAGGGACACTTGGGGTATCTTCCGAGTTCACCAATTCGAGAAAGTGGAACAGTTTATCGTCTGCGAACCCGAGGCTTCCCCAGCCGAGCTTGACGCCATGGTCGCCAACTCTCGCGAGTTCTACGAGTCTCTCGGCATCCCGTATCGTCTGGTCAACATTGTCTCTGGCGGTCTCAACAACGCTGCCGCTATTAAATATGATTTGGAGGCTTGGTTCCCTTACCAGGGAGAGTACAAGGAATTGGTCTCTTGCTCTAACTGTACCGATTACC AGTCAAGGTCTTTGAACGTCCGATTGGGtttcaaggaaaaggacaagaagaccGGTTTTGTGCATATGCTTAACGGTACACTTTGCGCTACTGAACGAGCCCTTTGTTGTCTCGTTGAGAACTACCAGACCCCCGAG GGTCTCCGTATACCCAAGGTCCTTCAGCCGTACATGCAGGGACGGGACTTCTTGCCCTATACCGCCGAGTTGCCCAAGTCTTCTACCAGCAAGGGTCCCAGCACCAAGGGTAAGAAGTAA
- a CDS encoding U4/U6 small nuclear ribonucleoprotein PRP4: MDLDDLITDNTYQLGGIDDERERAQNAAIIEELERKKRLRKLAVPTDDKKVRERLRAYGEPITLFGEGPGDRRDRLKYVQEQIEQAKGEGGMVVDESDESSDEDEEGEFYTEGSDDLLEARRKIARYSLSKARARIARQRREYSVPLGKLVNARKELFKELKSFNNFGSQFGDDRPLSTIRFSPSSQYILTTSWTGDTKLWDLPNLNPISTKRGHTEKVGGAAWHPFATVGASEEAVNFATGGGEGDVKLWSLSGEKPLSTLSGHTSRVGRLAFHPSGAYLASAGFDGTWRLWDVESSKELMTQEGHSKEVYAVGCQDDGALIASGGFDAIGRVWDLRTGRTAMVLDGHVKEILAMDFAPNGYQIATGSGDDTVRIWDLRALKTQYIIPAHKSSVADVKFFRSSGELPPIGIQGLPLSSRAAEVDGMDVDKSNDTEDKEKEERLSRSGMFLVTAGFDCNVRIWSADEWNMVRNLSTDAGKVMSVDVSGDGKFVASASYSRSFHLFGGENSL, translated from the exons ATGGACTTGGACGACCTCA TCACGGACAACACCTACCAGCTCGGCGGCATCGACGACGAGCGGGAAAGAGCACAGAATGCCGCCATCATAGAAGAGCTCGAAcgcaagaagaggttgcGCAAGCTTGCAGTCCCCACAGACGACAAGAAGGTCAGGGAGAGGCTTAGGGCGTATGGGGAGCCCATAACGCTCTTTGGTGAAGGA CCCGGAGACAGACGAGACCGATTAAAGTATGTACAGGAGCAAATCGAGCAGGCCAAAGGGGAGGGTGGGATGGTCGTAGACGAATCGGACGAGAGTagcgatgaagatgaagag GGAGAATTCTATACTGAAGGCTCAGACGACTTACTCGAAGCTCGTCGAAAGATTGCAAGATATTCTTTATCAAAGGCCAGAGCAAGGATAGCCCGTCAGAGAAGAGAATATAGTGTTCCCCTGGGGAAACTCGTGAATGCTCGAAAGGAATTATTTAAAGAGCTTAAA TCATTCAACAACTTTGGCTCTCAATTTGGAGATGACCGTCCCTTATCCACCATCCGTttttccccatcttcccaaTACATCCTCACGACCTCTTGGACCGGCGATACGAAACTTTGGGATCTACCAAACCTCAATCCCATCTCTACAAAAAGAGGACACACGGAGAAGGTTGGAGGAGCCGCTTGGCATCCGTTTGCGACAGTAGGAGCCAGTGAAGAAGCGGTCAACTTTGCGACCGGGGGAGGCGAGGGAGATGTCAAGCTTTGGTCTTTGTCGGG TGAAAAACCTCTATCGACCCTTTCAGGTCACACATCGCGAGTTGGTCGACTCGCTTTCCACCCCTCTGGAGCCTACCTCGCTTCCGCAGGTTTTGACGGTACATGGCGTCTCTGGGACGTCGAGTCAAGTAAAGAGTTGATGACACAAGAGGGTCATAGTAAAGAAGTCTATGCCGTGGGCTGTCAGGATGACGGGGCGTTGATTGCTTCTGG AGGATTTGATGCCATTGGTAGAGTATGGGACTTGAGAACTGGACGAACTGCAATGGTCTTGGACGGCCATGTCAAAGAAATACTTGCTATGGACTTTGCTCCCAATGG GTATCAAATAGCAACAGGATCAGGTGACGATACCGTCCGTATATGGGATCTGCGTGCACTCAAGACCCAGTACATCATCCCCGCGCACAAATCTAGTGTGGCCGATGTCAAATTCTTTAGGTCTTCCGGTGAATTGCCACCGATCGGCATCCAGGGATTGCCGCTCTCGTCCCGTGCGGCAGAAGTTGATGGCATGGACGTGGATAAGAGCAACGATACAGAAGacaaagaaaaggaagaaaggctGAGTCGTTCAGGCATGTTCCTCGTCACAGCCGGATTTGACTGCAATGTCCGTATCTGGTCTGCGGACGAATGGAACATGGTGCGAAACTTGTCGACGGATGCGGGTAAGGTGATGAGTGTGGATGTCTCGGGAGATGGTAAATTTGTAGCGAGTGCAAGCTATAGTCGATCGTTCCATCTCTTTGGGGGAGAAAACTCTTTGTAG
- a CDS encoding ribosome assembly protein 4 encodes MATQLPPPKRQRSAYAQSQMPKVEEPAKDIPSIVVQFKSAEDGSSLGPAINLPADTARDALQMLVNKLRGEAEDPLPYAFHLVPKEPSTSTIPASARVQINNSIQSDALEAKNSTFSPEDVFELWCEPQAVFRVRSVGRCSATLTGHSSPILCCAQSPTGRYAATGSGDANCRVWDMETETPKWTLSGHKGWVLCVEWDSREKILATGGHDGQVRLWNPATGQPYGAPLLGHTKWVTALAFEPLHLVPKSSPGPRIASASKDGTVRVWNTSTRKLEFVLTGHAASVNCLRWGGENVIYTGSSDRTVKIWSGVDGKLIRTLSEHAHWVNTMALSTDFVLRTGPFDHTGKIPTSDEEVKKRAEERYKSVISNQPETLITGSDDHTLYLWPDQASSSFSSTATPKKPLARLTGHQKQVNHVAFSPDGRMIASAGFDNAVKLWEGRTGKFIASLRGHVAAVYRVAWSADSRMLVSASKDTTLKLWNLKTYKIRVDLPGHTDEVYCVDFVADKVVSGGRDKTVKMLLEELKPDEERPTGHGLKPWHAVTYL; translated from the exons ATGGCTACTCAACTCCCCCCGCCAAAAAGGCAGAGGTCGGCCTATGCGCAGTCCCAAATGCCCAAGGTCGAAGAACCGGCGAAAGACATTCCCTCAATTGTGGTCCAGTTCAAATCGGCAGAAGATGGATCCAGTCTTGGCCCTGCGATCAACTTGCCTGCCGATACCGCCAGGGATGCCTTACAGATGCTTGTAAACAAACTCAGGGGAGAA GCTGAGGATCCTCTGCCGTACGCCTTTCATCTCGTTCCTAAAGAACCTTCAACTTCAACGATTCCGGCATCTGCTCGAGTGCAAATCAATAATTCTATTCAATCTGATGCCCTTGAAGCGAAAAACAGTACTTTCTCTCCGGAAGATGTGTTTGAACTATGGTGTGAGCCACAAGCAGTATTCAGGGTTAGAAGTGTTGGGAGGTGCAGTGCTACATTGACTG GCCATTCATCGCCGATTCTTTGCTGTGCTCAGTCTCCTACTGGTCGGTATGCTGCCACAGGTTCCGGAGACGCCAACTGTCGAGTGTGGGACATGGAGACTGAAACCCCCAAATGGACTCTCTCGGGCCACAAGGGTTGGGTTCTGTGTGTGGAATGGGATTCTCGGGAAAAGATCCTTGCTACAGGTGGACATGACGGGCAAGTGAGGCTCTGGAATCCAGCCACGGGCCAACCTTATGGTGCACCCCTTTTGGGTCATACCAAATGGGTTACAGCGCTGGCTTTCGAgcctctccatctcgtccCCAAGAGTTCGCCTGGGCCCCGTATTGCGTCTGCTTCAAAAGACGGCACTGTCCGAGTTTGGAATACGTCTACCAGAAAGCTGGAGTTTGTTCTTACCGGCCATGCCGCGAGTGTCAACTGCTTAAGATGGGGAGGTGAAAATGTCATATACACGGGAAGCAGTGACAGAACTGTCAAGATTTGGAGTGGCGTTGAT GGCAAGCTTATTAGGACACTGTCTGAACATGCCCACTGGGTTAATACTATGGCACTCAGCACAGATTTTGTCCTGAGAACTGGTCCATTTGATCACACTGGCAAGATCCCTACcagtgatgaagaag TCAAGAAGCGCGCGGAGGAGCGATACAAATCCGTTATATCCAACCAGCCCGAGACGCTTATTACTGGTTCTGACGATCACACCCTTTATCTCTGGCCTGACCAGgcttcctcgtccttctcatccACTGCTACACCCAAGAAACCTCTCGCTCGGCTGACAGGTCATCAAAAACAAGTTAATCATGTTGCATTCTCTCCTGACGGCCGAATGATTGCCAGCGCAGGTTTTGATAATGCCGTCAAGCTTTGGGAAGGACGGACAGGGAAGTTTATTGCAAGTCTTAGAGGACACGTGGCAGCGGTATACAGGGTTGCTTGGTCGGCGGACTCGAGGATGTTGGTTAGTGCAAGCAAGGACACAACGCTCAAA TTGTGGAACCTCAAAACTTATAAGATCCGCGTTGACCTTCCCGGCCATACTGACGAAGTGTACTGTGTAGATTTTGTTGCAGACAAAGTCGTCAGCGGTGGCAGAGATAAGACTGTGAAGATGTTG TTGGAGGAACTAAAACCCGATGAGGAACGACCCACAGGTCATGGATTGAAACCCTGGCATGCTGTAACATACTTATAG
- a CDS encoding ribosomal RNA assembly protein yields the protein MSAKNQKRKATDIQAEATEVQDKNKRHRKDKPWDTDDIDHWALEEFKAPNPEAHKPFLEESSFALLFPKYREPYLRSVWSSITSALEAYGLACELDLVQGKMTVKTTRKTWDPYIVFKGRDLLKLLARGVNAPQAIKILEDGIACDIIKIGGIVRNKERFVKRRQRIVGPNGSTLKAIELLTECYVLVQGNTVSVMGSYKGLKEVRRIILDCMNNIHPIYRIKELMIRRELAKDPKLANENWDRFLPKFQKKHLKTSEKTAKKNAALEREAASASSANANHIPLGTSSTSASVSAPTPAPVPVPASIPTPIASSAETKEKKKKKVYTPFPPPQQPSKLDLQLASGEYFLKPKEKEAIDKRKKMEKQKEIAQERRAVREEAFVAPPEKREETVEERRKKRRKAEEFM from the exons ATGAGCGCAAAGAAccagaagagaaaagccACGGACATCCAGGCAGAAGCCACAGAGGTCCAAGACAAGAACAAGCGACACAGGAAAGATAAGC CATGGGACACGGATGATATCGACCATTGGGCTCTGGAGGAATTCAAGGCGCCCAATCCCGAGGCTCACAAACCATTCCTTGAAGAGTCTTCGtttgctcttctcttccctaaATACCGTGAACCATACCTTCGATCAGTTTGGTCCTCCATCACTTCTGCTCTCGAAGCTTACGGTCTTGCTTGTGAGCTCGACTTGGTGCAAGGTAAAATGACTGTCaagacgacgaggaagacTTGGGATCCATATATCGTTTTTAAAGGAAGGGATCTCTTGAAGCTATTGGCGAGAGGAGTCAATGCCCCGCAGGCAATCAAGAttttggaggatgggatTGCGTGTGATATCATCAAGATTGGAGGTATCGTTAGGAATAAGGAGAGATTTGTCAAGAGGAGACAAAGGATTGTTGGACCTAATGGGAGCACATTGAAG GCTATTGAGCTTCTTACGGAATGTTATGTCCTCGTACAGGGCAACACCGTCTCTGTCATGGGTTCTTACAAGGGTCTAAAGGAAGTCCGACGCATCATTCTCGACTGCATGAACAATATCCACCCTATCTATCGTATCAAGGAGCTCATGATCAGACGAGAGTTGGCGAAAGACCCCAAGCTGGCGAATGAGAATTGGGATAGATTCCTACCTA AGTTCCAGAAGAAACACCTCAAGACGTCGGAGAAGActgcaaagaagaatgccGCTTTGGAGCGGGAAGCTGCGTCTGCTTCATCTGCCAACGCCAATCACATTCCACTCGGtacctcttccacctctgcTTCCGTGTCCGCTCCCACTCCCGCTCCCGTTCCCGTTCCTGCATCCATTCCTACTCCCATTGCCTCCTCTGCTGAAacgaaggagaagaagaaaaagaaggtttATACCCCCTTCCCTCCACCTCAGCAACCCTCCAAGCTCGATCTTCAGCTTGCTTCTGGAGAGTACTTCCTTAAACccaaggaaaaagaggcgatcgacaagagaaagaagatggaaaagcaAAAGGAGATTGCTCAGGAGAGGCGTGCCGTAAGGGAAGAAGCATTTGTGGCGCCCCcagaaaagagagaagagacggtagaggagaggaggaagaagaggagaaaggcGGAAGAGTTTATGTAA
- a CDS encoding transcription factor: protein MEPPSNPIQPPVTPSHPSLLSAISPALSEQTPAPIQTLPPHLRPSIPQPHIAPPRPSSVQPTMEEQQRIHHIQQHQQQQHYQQQQNDENVFGSVMGAPGHVPGHEAPMSAQPKVYASVYSGVPVFEAMIRGISVMRRASDSWVNATQILKVAGVHKSARTKILEKEVLNGIHEKIQGGYGKYQGTWVPLDRGRDLAEQYGVGSYLSCIFDFVPSASVIAALPVIRTGTPDRSGQQTPSGLPGHPNQRVISPFANHGQTAPHMPPPQFIHQGNEQMMNLPPHPSSLAYPTQPKPYFSMPPQHAVGPQYDERHEGMTMTPTMSMDGLAPPADIARMGFPYNPSDIYIDQYGQPHATYQASPYGKEGGHPSKRQRSDAGGSYIESGVAVQQHAEQTEEADDGLDNDSTVSDDARDPPPLPSSMLLPHKPIRPKATPANGRIKNRLVQIFNVEGQVNLRSVFGLGPDQLPSFDIDMVIDDQGHSALHWACALARLSIVQQLIELGADIHRGNYAGETPLIRAVLTSNHAEAGSFTDLLHLLSPSIRTLDHAYRTVLHHIALVAGVKGRVPAARTYMASVLEWVAREQQASNTHSITNPPNPADRDELAPINLRTLVDVQDVHGDTALNVAARVGNKGLVGLLLDAGADKTRANKLGLRPENFGLEIEALKISNGEAVMANLKSEVSKPERKSRDVQKNIATIFESISSTFSGEMLAKQTKLNATEASVRHATRALADKRQHLHRAQEKLATMQLFEQRSENVRRIMDAIAAGTLLTPAEFTGRTQTMHEKSTGQLPPLAFRHVPGLALDASSQSQLNGAPPSTSLSVDDQEDIALPERDDPECLVKLRRMALWEDRIAEVLEDKIRAMEGEGVDRAVKYRKLVSMCAKVPVDKVDSMLDGLVAAVESEGQGLDFSRASNFVNRIKATKS, encoded by the exons ATGGAGCCACCCAG CAACCCCATTCAGCCTCCCGTCACCCCGTCCCAcccctctctcctttcAGCCATCTCCCCAGCTCTGTCAGAACAGACTCCGGCTCCTATCCAgacccttcctccccatctTCGGCCTTCCATTCCGCAACCTCATATCGCCCCTCCACGTCCTAGCTCCGTACAGCCAACAATGGAGGAGCAGCAGAGAATCCATCACATCCAACAacatcagcagcaacaacattACCAACAGCAACAGAATGATGAGAATGTTTTTGGCTCGGTGATGGGGGCACCAGGCCATGTTCCGGGACATGAAGCTCCAATGAGTGCCCAGCCCAAAGTCTATGCTAGTGTCTATTCTGGA GTTCCCGTATTTGAAGCCATGATTCGAGGTATCTCTGTGATGAGACGTGCTTCCGACTC ATGGGTCAATGCGACACAAATTCTTAAAGTTGCCGGCGTGCACAAGTCCGCGCGAACTAAGAtattggagaaggaagtgcTCAACGGCATTCATGAAAAAATTCAAGGCGGAT ACGGAAAATACCAGGGAACCTGGGTTCCACTTGATCGTGGGCGAGATCTTGCAGAACAATACGGTGTCGGAAGCTACCTCTCTTGTATCTTTGACTTTGTTCCTTCCGCATCCGTCATTGCTGCCCTTCCCGTGATTCGCACGGGCACCCCTGACCGTTCTGGACAACAAACTCCTTCCGGATTGCCAGGTCACCCCAATCAACGAGtcatctctccctttgcCAATCACGGCCAGACGGCTCCCCAtatgcctcctcctcaattCATACATCAAGGTAACGAGCAAATGATGaaccttcctccccacccctcctccttggctTACCCTACACAACCTAAACCCTACTTCTCCATGCCTCCTCAACATGCTGTCGGCCCTCAATATGATGAAAGGCATGAAGGTATGACCATGACACCTACCATGAGCATGGACGGCTTGGCCCCTCCGGCTGATATTGCCCGTATGGGTTTCCCATATAACCCATCCGACATTTATATTGACCAATACGGCCAGCCACATGCTACCTATCAAGCTTCGCCTtatgggaaggaaggtggCCACCCATCCAAGCGTCAGAGATCCGATGCTGGGGGCAGCTATATCGAGAGCGGTGTTGCTGTTCAACAGCATGCTGAGCAAACTGAAGAAGCCGACGATGGTTTGGATAATGACTCTACCGTGTCGGACGACGCCCGTGACCCTCCTCCGCTCCCAAGTTCAatgcttcttccccataAACCGATCCGACCCAAAGCTACCCCAGCCAACGGCCGTATCAAGAACAGGCTCGTCCAGATATTCAACGTGGAAGGTCAAGTTAACCTCCGAAGCGTCTTTGGATTGGGGCCGGATCAGCTACCCAGCTTTGACATTGACATGGTAATCGACGACCAAGGTCACTCTGCCTTGCACTGGGCTTGTGCCCTCGCTAGACTGTCCATCGTGCAGCAGCTCATTGAACTTGGTGCCGATATCCATCGAGGCAATTACGCCGGAGAGACCCCTCTTATTCGCGCTGTCCTTACTTCCAACCACGCCGAAGCAGGCTCCTTTACTGATCTTTTGCATCTCCTTTCCCCGTCGATTCGTACGCTCGACCATGCATATCGCACAGTTCTGCATCATATTGCGCTGGTCGCTGGTGTCAAGGGCCGGGTACCTGCTGCGAGGACTTATATGGCCAGTGTCCTTGAGTGGGTCGCCAGGGAACAACAGGCCAGTAACACGCATAGTATCACAAATCCTCCCAATCCTGCTGATCGCGATGAGCTGGCACCGATCAATCTTCGTACTCTTGTAGACGTTCAAGACGTACATGGTGATACTGCTTTGAATGTCGCCGCACGAGTGGGTAATAAGGGGCTGGTGGGTCTGCTGTTGGATGCTGGTGCGGACAAGACACGGGCCAACAAGCTGGGACTCAGGCCTGAAAACTTTGGCTTGGAGATTGAGGCTCTCAAGATCTCGAATGGCGAGGCTGTCATGGCGAACCTCAAATCAGAAGTGTCCAAGCCcgagaggaagagtcgCGACGTGCAGAAAA ACATTGCAACCATCTTTGaatccatatcctccaccttttctGGTGAAATGCTCGCCAAACAAACCAAGTTGAATGCCACTGAAGCCTCTGTCCGTCATGCCACTCGCGCGCTTGCGGACAAACGCCAACACCTCCACCGCGCTCAGGAGAAACTCGCCACAATGCAACTGTTTGAGCAACGTTCTGAAAACGTGCGGCGTATCATGGACGCCATTGCCGCCGGCACGTTGTTGACACCTGCAGAGTTCACTGGCCGAACGCAGACGATGCATGAGAAATCCACGGGCCAACTGCCTCCTCTTGCATTCCGGCATGTTCCAGGCTTGGCCCTCGACGCGTCTTCGCAATCCCAACTGAATGGCGCGCCCCCATCCACATCGCTTTCCGTCGATGACCAAGAGGACATTGCTTTACCTGAGCGAGACGATCCAGAATGTCTGGTAAAACTCAGACGTATGGCTCTGTGGGAAGATCGGATTGCAGAAGTGTTGGAAGACAAGATTAGGGCaatggaaggagaaggtgtgGATAGGGCGGTCAAGTATCGCAAGTTGGTCAGTATGTGCGCCAAGGTTCCTGTGGACAAAGTAGACTCT ATGTTGGACGGGCTAGTCGCTGCTGTTGAGAGTGAAGGGCAAGGATTGGATTTCTCTAGAGCCAGCAATTTTGTGAACCGGATAAAAGCGACGAAATCATAA